Genomic DNA from Theobroma cacao cultivar B97-61/B2 chromosome 3, Criollo_cocoa_genome_V2, whole genome shotgun sequence:
TCTCTAGCAATTTGTTTTTTGCCACTTTTTGTTGGCTTAGAGTGcaagtgaaaataaaaaagttgttTGTTTTAATAATTGTATATGGCCTTTATCCCTGTCACTTTACTCATTTTTCCTGTGTGTATAGAGATCACGAGATTCCTTGTTGGTTTAAGGGTTTTGGTTTTATGAGATCACTGCCAggttttttttcaagtttttctAACATTAAAGTTTAAAGTCGTTGATGGGGTGCATGCTTTTCCAAATGAAGGTTATTTCTAACGTTAAGATCACTATTCTACTGCTTCAAGATGAGAAGATTTGGAGATTATTTGTttcataattcttttttttctttctcccctCCTCTCTCTTACATGAACAAATCAGTTTTGCTTGTATGTGATTCTGagattttggttttgttgtTGACAATGTATTTGCTTGATCATTAAGATCTTAATTGAAGCCTCATTACTGATTTTTTtctgttcttcttttctttattttttcttttgtacgAGGACACGGACTGTTTTTCTTCAAGTATTTTAGAAACACTGTCTTTTTGGTGGTTTATAGGATATGGTCAAATAAGCACGAGACTATAGCATGGGGCGACTTGGTTTGCAATGaatcaattttatattgattGTTATTATGcatgatttatatttttcactaCAAATCTGCTACTGTATATATGTAGTCAAGCACATCCCAATTAATGAGGCATATCTTGATCCTACTTGGTAATATTAATtaggaaattaattttccCCTGGCTTAGTGAAGATGCTGATTCTCTGTTTAGCTGGTATGTCAAACCTATGTTTATATGACTCGCATTTCTTGCAGGACTGTAAATGTATCAATGGGACTAGAGATGGATTCGGACTTAGAGAAGAACTGCACATTAGGTCTGAGTCCTAACACTGTTCTTCCATCTCCTCGACAATGTCCAAACATTGAAAAGAGATATCCAAAAGGAAAACCAGGTCATAAAGATGATTTATTGAGGGCAAAGGAGGCATTTACTGAAATCAGCTTTCGTCGCTACCGCAGTGCTTCTTGTAAGAACATTCAGTCTAGACCTGTTGGGCCAGAAGGTAATGCTGAGCTGAAGCGAGGTTCCATATACCAAAGCTCCAAAGAggtaaggaaaatgaaaaaaacagGTTCTGTCGAGGgaaggagaaaaattgaattatcGCGTAGTAGTGACAGCTCTTTTTCCTTCAGAATTGTCGATTCCCTTTGTAACTCAGAAGAGGAAAGCTCACAAGAAAGAAATCCAGTGATGTCCGGTGGCTCAAACTTGAAATCAGCATCCATTACCAAACCATGCTTAGAAACATGCTCATCAGATGACTTCATTGAAATCTGTCTAAGTTCAAACAAGAGAGGAAAACAGTCTGTGGAAACTGTAGGGACAGATAGCAAGAGGGACATTAGTTTTGGATGTGAACCTGTTGTCAGTGCTTTAGATGACGGTAATGACCTTGTTGGAAAAGACACAGTTAGCAATCTGCATAAGTCACACTCTCCTAAGGTCGAAGTGCCTCATTCACCCTCTTCATCAGAAAGTGATTGGTTCTCCAAAGCCAGCTCAAGGGCCAGATTTAGCCCAATTAGAAAGATGTTTGATCCATTCATGAAATCAAAGTCTCTGAGAAGTCCTTTGGGTTATGTAGCAGAAGCTGATAATGTCAAAACTATTGGGATGGAAAATATGAGAAGAAATAGGACATTTAGAAAATCTTTGTTACATGACTTCTCGCATTCACCTCAGAATTCAGAATTGGATTCCCAGTTTATCAAGAAAGATAGCATTCAGTCACCAGTGGCAAGCTCACCAGTTCACCTACATGGTTGTCTGAAGGTGGGAGTAAAACAGGGGGTACCATTTTTTGAGTTCTCAATGAATCAACCAGAAGATGTTTTTCTTGCGAAAACATGGAAGGCAGATAATGCTTTCAATTGGGTGTATACCTTTCACTCTATTGGCAATAGAAAGAAGAGCAATGCCAGTATATGGGGGTTGAGTGATAGTAGCAAAGATTCTTCAATTGTTGCGCAGATGCAAGTTTCCTGTTGTTTGTGCTCAGAAATTAAAGATGGTGGGGTTCTTGACAACTCCATGGTTACAGAGTTTGTTTTGTATGATATTGCACATGCAAGACAACATGTTTCTGTCCTAGGATCCTCTGGGTTTGATAAAACCTCTACTTGTTCTAGTCCAGGCTTGGCTGTGGGATGTTATGAATCAGATGATGGCTTTAATTTGGTGAAGCTTAGAGATCACTTAAATCTTGCTTCTGACagtgatgaatttgaattgCCAAGTAGATCAACTCCACGGCTACTTGCTGATTTGCATCGGAACCTTGAAATTGCAGCCATAGTTATTCAAGTACCATTTaagaagagagagagcttAAAATACAGAAGAGGGGATAAAATAGGTGATGTGAGGCATTTGAACGTACTCAATGTCTCTACGGTTGAGGAAAGTAAAAGCAACATACAAGATAGCAGGAGTCAAGAAAAAGTGAAGGTGGTTATTCCAACTGGAAACCATGGCATACCTAGTTCTGAGACCCAGGGTCCTTCATCACTACTGGATAGGTGGAGGATGGGTGGAGGCTGTGATTGTGGTGGCTGGGACATGGCCTGTCCCCTTGTAGTTTTTGGCAATCCCAGTATAAATTGTTCTGAAGATCAACCCCTGGTGGACAGTGAGCGGCCTTTTGAACTGTTTCTTCAGGTAAGGTTTTAGTTCTATGCCAAAGAAAATTTCTCACAAACATAGCTCATGATGAAAATTTCACCATCAGATTATTGGATAAGGATCATGTTAAtatcttttaaaagaaatggcttagGATGCTGACTCCATATGAGAGGATTTGATCTTGGAGATTCTGCTCTGTCTGCAGCTTGTGGTCTGGATAGGGCTCTATTTCTATAACTGCTCAGTGTTATGACTGTGTTTGAATGAACTACAAAATATGCATGTATACCCTATGTCTAGGAGTCTTTTATCAGGGTTCTAGAAAGCTGATGGAAATGATTTCACCCCCTTTTTTCTGTTATATCTTTAAAGTTGAAACACTCATCTATCAAGATGGTTTGATTTGTTGCTCAGATGCTTATGTGAATAAGATATGGAATTTACCTTGACATTTATAATTAGAAAGCATTCTGCTTCTCAGAGATACTTTGATTAATGCTCATTTTGTAGATATGATTAAGTTCTCCCTTGactaacttaattttaatatttgtgtaGGGTGCCAAAGAGATTACACCAGCATTGACCATGACAGCCATTGAGGGAGGGTATGCAGTTGATTTCCATGCAAAGTTATCCACATTACAAGCATTTTCCATTTGTGTTGCTATATTGCATGGTACAGAAACTTCCGCTGGTGCTGGGGAGGCACAAAGCAAACATTTGTCCCACTGCAATTCACTAAAAGTGCTTATTGAGGAGGAAGTGAAATTCTTAATAGAATCGGTCACGGGGGAGGAGAAGAAAGTCAGCAAGAAGGTGGAAGCAATCCCACCATCTTATGTAATTAACCCTCCGTTCTCTCCAATTGCTCGCGTTTAGACTTGAAACAACTGGCTTGTTGAATTTAAAATGGCCTCCCCGTAGAACCTGTTGTGGTTTTTGGAGTGGCTGTCGCTGAAAGCAAGTGAAGGGGTGGAAATGTTAGCTCTAAAAATGGAGAAGGGTCCAACATTCAGCCATTTCAATCGAGGGTTACTGTACAGGGATATCTATATTCAATGGCACAGATCCACATCTTACTCGGTAAATCTGAAATGCCTGTCTTGAATACTGTCAAATGGGTTTACAGATTGATTGATGTGCGAGTTTCTGCCACAAACTCGCGCAAGCATTTCTTCACTGCACTATTGATTCATTCTTCACTTCTATAAGTAGAATTAGAATAGAAACACCATACTGTCCATATCGTAACTTGATAGCAGGGGGAAAGTAGTCATGTAGCTATTGAGACTTCTGGAGATAGaaattttctctcattttaCTTGTATTATATTGAGGCTATGGAGGCTATGAGGGTAGTAGTAAATCGTAGAACATTTTGCCTGAAAGCTCCCTTCTAGTCTTTTACCATGTTTGGAGCCAAAGTaatttaaaagagaaaagcaTTGTTCACAAAAAGTTGTGTATCCTTCATAATAATAACCTACTTTTATGCTTATTTTGTTCTCATATTCCTTCAAGTTGCTCACCAGTtcctctaatcttttatcCTATCTATCCTTTTATCTTTAACTATTTCCCATTTTCAATAATTCAGTACTTCTGCCAACTGTGAGATATCCACGCTGTGTTCTCAGATTGTTTGTTGACTCGTCTGCCAGATTTAACTGTTGCACTCACAGGACATGTAAAAACTTTGTGGTGACCACTGCGCGGTACTTCTCAGGAGTCAGAACCAACTCTGTCAGTCTGTCTGCAGTGCAGACTTCATCGTGTTGGAATCACCATGACTCATTCCAGTATATTCAAGCACCGAATGAATGGCCCCAAGATTGCTGATGTACCCAGTTCCATTATCATGTTGTAAATGCCAGTGAAGCTGTGCATTCATCAAAGCTCCATAGATTCActtcaaaggaaaaatgttcCCATGCGGAAATGgactttttgtctttttctccCACCTCATTGAAAGTGAATGATTGGAGTTATTTAAAGACTGAAGACTAGTGCTGCTGAGAATACATGCATACATCATGACACTGAAAATCCTTATTGTTTTGAGTCCTTTCCCTCCTGAATACAGTGCAGGATTACAATCTAAAGGTTATAATTAGTGCAACCATATTTAATGGCCATGATTCAATGGCACCTATGGGAGGTCATTACAAAAGATCCCAATGTTCGAGAATGGAGGAACGTGGGAACGTGTAAGCCTTAGCAAAATAAATGAGACGCCATTGCCGGGGATCAAACCCGGGTCACCGGCGTGACAGGCGGGAATACTTAGCACTATACAACAGCGACTAGATTGAGAGGgtctcaatttttcttttatacaaACAGAATTTTTTGAAACCGACATAGAGATCAATAAAATCGTATTCAACTCTCTTTTGGATTGCTACAGGTATTTAAGCATATTGATCACACAAACAAGATATCATAAAATTAGGGCAACGACTGGCGTAAATCATTGCAACTGCTTTGAGCATTTGTAAACAAAGTTAATATCCCCCTCACCTACAACTTTCCATAATAACTCCATTATAAATATGTAACGCCAAAGCaaataaattgtttgattgatgattataaattatatgttgcCTCATATTACAAAGATGTGGAACATTAATGATACAAATATTAGCCATCCACCAGCAGTGACGCTCATTACTGTCTCAAAACATGGCAGTAATAACTGGCCTGCTTGCACCAGCCATTCCTGATACATTGTATTTTCCAACATCTTCTATTAGCACAAAGAATCTTAACCTGTATGGCAAGATGACAATCTTTGTCAGTTTATTTTTCAGGCTTTGCCTTAAGTCAATTAGTTTTTGCATCACCTCAAAAAGGTCTCTTGTATTAGCCAAAACACTTTTCCACATGCTCTTATGCTTGTGTCATCATCAGCTTGTTAACAATGCCTCCATGATAATTAGGAATGAAAACCGTGCAACCCTGATGCTGATGGTGATGTTCTCGGCATTGGTGTTGATGCTGATGGTAATGGCGATGGTAATTGTGATGGAGAATTATCTTGGTTTTCCATGTGCTGTTTCTGAATTATAAACTGCGGCACCTCCAAAGAGAATAACTGCTTGAAAAACTCATATGATGCAAAGAAGAGTGCCCCTTGAGACACATACATAACCAACCTAGGAATCAATCCCCTGGCCGACAttttaagaaacaaaattatcaTCTCATACATGCAGCAACTGGATGCAGGACTCTAGTAGGGTAATTGAAAAATAGCAGTTGGACCAGTCTGTAAAAGCTACACTGAATAAGAAGTAACTAAAATTACAAAGTCAGCTATCAAGCAATCTTGACTCACAAATGAGTATGTGCTTATCCCACATACATATAAATGGAAATCGAATTTTGTTATAAACTGACATAACTTAATAATAGTGAAAATGTATTGACTTAGAGGGTTACCTATAGAGCCCTTTCAAACCTTCTTGTGCCCTTATATCTTGAAGGGCATGATACACACTATTGTATTGGCTCGAAGATCCAGGTATCTGCATGACAACCTTCACGTAAGAAACACAAATAATCCAGTAAACTATAACGAACACATAAGGAACAGGAATATCTAGTACAATGACATAGCTACAAGCGTTTTGGTAggatataaaaatattaattgtaTAAATTGCCCAAAAGACCAAAACTTAAGCAAATACTTCAGTGTTTCTGAGCACACTATAAGGTTTTGGCCAGAGAAAGATTACATCATATAAAAATCTATGCGCTTTAAATTTATGTCAAAGATTGAAAGTGTCCTCTTCAGTAAAATTTGAGACCCAAATAAATGTTCTTGCAATCATAGaactatataataaaaattggaAAAGACAGCCTTTAAGCCTGCACTTAAAGAGTATTTGGCCAAGTTTTGCAAAGAACCAAATGCAGGGGCTATAATGAAATAATACATAGAGATTGTACACCTGTGTCTGTAATCTTGTCTTCACCACATCAAAGGGAGTTGTGAACAAAGCAGCAGTTGAACCAGCTAGCCCACCACAAACTAGCTGCAGAATAAGAAGATCATATCATCACCTCCGATGTAAGTGCAATTTCAGAAGACAGAAACCAAAAATGCTAAGATTGAACTGCCAAAATATCAAGGTTATCTTAAAAAAGAAGGATCCAAGAAGACAAACTGTCTGCAGAGTGTTTGGTTGAGCAGAGGACTGCAATGATGTCAACATGACTTGCTTCAAGCTTTCATATGTGTAGAACTGCACATATAGGCAATGATAGCCTCAGAAATCAAATGTTAAAGGAATTACTGGATATTAAAGAGAAGAGAGGTAGGAAGGGTGGTGGAGGGAAAGAACCaagaattgaaaacaaaattgtaCTTTGTGGAGTTATATCTATGTTATGTTAACTTGTTAAGCAAGGTCCTTTTCACTCTCTTGGAACTTCCAACATTCTACTACTTGAAGAGCCATTTTTTAGCTAGCCATGAATGTTACATGGAACAGAACACAATTAACCGAAACATGTAAAGAGACCTAACCTTGATGATTGAGTGTGGAACATTCCTGCAGAGTACAGCCCCCCACCCAGTGTAGAGTGAAGGCAAACCCCCCTTCTTCACAATTCCAACCAAGGCATTCCTGCAGAAATAGATTATGAGTATTATGGAGAGAAGAATATTGAACCACACCAGAAGAAAAATTGATAGCAATCACACAGAATGAGAAGAACttgtttaatgaaaatataattgaaCAGAAAAGAAACATAAACATGTTAAACATATTGATCTTCTGATCTTGACAAAGGTAGTACCAGGAACTTGGAGGTATACCAGCAGTTTTGATAGTGCACACCAACTTGCATCTGCTGCTTTACACGCTCACTAGgggtaaaaataaaagaagtagCAATGCTTGCACAACCGCCAGCCATGCAATGAGCTAAAGAATGATACTCCtgcaaaaaaggaaaaaaaaaaaggtgatcTAATGTAGCACTTAGAGAGTTACCCTGTTATATCTCCCCCCCTattttccaaattaaaaaacaacAGCTGTAAGATGCAGGGACAGAAATAAACACAGTTGCAATTTGGTGCGTGTCACTATGCGTTAGGATCCACACCAAATCACATTAAAAGATTCAAGCTACCTTAGGAAAAAGAGGAAGCAAAGCCCCTTTAACTGATTCATAAGAGAAAGTATAAAGGGCAGATATTGGAGCTGAAGATGCAATATTGCTAGCAATGCCGCGATATAGTCCAGTTAAACCTGTAAATATCACATCAATTAATATGCAGAAAGCAAGCAGGGCAAGTCTAATTCACAATAAAAATGAGCAGATCAGTCTCAATCACCTCCAATTTTATACAAAGGATATACCTCTTTCAGAAATTATTGATCTTCCAATAAAACAGATTGACTTCTGCTCTGCACGACAAGATTGAATGACCGTCTTAACTGTATCAACAGGATGTAGACAAAGACTGACAAATATTCCAGCAAAAGCCCCTGCAAAAGCATGCTCTTGCTTAGCAAGAGCAAATTGGGGTTTTTCACTTGCTGTTGAGTGACTTTCCATTCTACTGTCATCCTCAGTGGAAAACGGTTCAGgttgttttctttcatttttaaggCACTCATTACCATCACTAAGATGTTGGCACTCTTTGTATGTACTACTACAGGAAGCTAAAACATTTATATGATAATCTGCACAAAGATTAGAATCCGGTGTCCTTGAAACACTACAATTTGCCTTGGTTTCTTGAACAGAAGTGAGGAAATAATCTGAGCGCAGAGAGGTGGTTCTTCTTGTATCCATAACCAATTTCGCATCATGCAATATGGATGAATCTATAGATTTGATACAATGAGAATAAGGTTCAGCATTTTCAGTGGGCAAGTTATCTGTCGGATTAGTTCTATCTGCTGAAATGCAGCCTCCTGAATCACTACTTGTACCACCCACATCGCAATATTTACCCAATTTCTTGTTCTCAGTCTGGACATTTACATAATACTTAAGTCCACCAGGAATCATCTCCCTCATCCATTTGTATACATTTCCAAATTCATATGAGAATCCAACAGCTGAAAGCCCCTTTGCTTTCCAAGACTTATTAGACAAGTCAGTACCACAGCACAGAAGCCCCTGGTAAAATGAACACTTAGGATTTTTGTTACAAAAATCAAACATGGACATCTTCTTGGTTATTTTGACAAACTTAAAGTTTGGCTTCATAGCAGGTGGGAGTTGGCTAGCTGTCCCCAAATCAACACAAAAGTACTTACTATCAGCTGAAATAGATCCTGTGCCATTTTCCTCCCTCCCCAGATTGACCAATATATCCTCTTTCTGAGAAACAAAATGGTTTCTATCCAGATTTGCCTGCTGTTGAAAAATAGTAAGACGGCTGGCACAGTTCCATATCTGGTTTAAAGACGAGATGAGCTCAGCTGTGCTCAGTATTTCGGGTTCCTTGGTTTCAGATTTTGTTCTACTTTTCCTATTTTTATCAGGGAGAGAAGGGGCATATTCTTCAGGAACAAGCTTACCAACCTCAAAGAAAGCCCCCTCATCTGCTCTCCACCTGTATTTGATTGAAGGTTGATCACTTCTACATGGATTTTTAGAGGCAGgcattttctcaaactctttcaAGAATTCCTCGAAAAAGCAGATATCACAACATTATCTCGCATAAAGGGAAACTGCAGCATAGAATTAAGAAAACACGTCATTGAACATAAACTAACAACAGGCACAGAACCCTTTTTAAATTCTGACAAAGATATAAGCAAACAAGtgaaaaccaacaagaaaGTAGAAAGGACAGTCAAACACAAACATCTACAGCCAACAGACTAATGTCAACTGCTAATAAACTTTAATCTTGCCTATTCAACTAAACAGTCTTAACAGATTCTTTAACCAAAAAATCTAAACAATGggcaaaaagtaattttttataacaatttcaatcaaaaatattcataacattaagAGAAAACAGTACACATGAAATTCCCagaataaagaagaaaatgaaataaaaacaaacttaCAAGATAATTGGtcccattttttattatagGTAAATTGAGCAAAAAAGGCGCTCCAATATCAAATTACTCAAGAAGCTGATTAACAATACAACATCCCTGGAtgataagaaaattaaaagaaaatcaaatttcaaactctaaaaaggttttaaagagagagagatgcaAAGTCTGCAGAGGGTTAGACCTCAAAGAATTTGGTTGATTACGAGGGAGACGGAGAGACTTGTGAATGCCGAGAATCATTTTCTCGAGAAAATTGATTGGGCGGAATGTTTGTTTCCTGAGAAAATTAGGGTTTAAGGCGGGTCTTAGCCGGGCTTATATGGAGATTTTGAACgggaaaataaattcaaaataacgTGTTCCCTTCCCTTCCCGTTCCATACCAGAATCCCCGTGCTAGATGGGCCTGTGGCCCACAATGAAATTGCTTGAAATATCCAGTGCGGACGGATTGTATATATGGGACTTTAACCACACGTGGAGAACGATAAATCCCATGGCCGTGAGGTGAGAATGGTAAATGGCATGAGCTTGTCtcaacataaaaaagaaaaaaattgaaatcaaattcaagtGCATATTGACATGAATTCGTGGAGTAAATTCATTAACACAagctcaaattttaattttgaggtGAATTTGTAATTATGGGTATACTTTTTTGTGAATTTGTAGTTATGGGTACTCTTAATcctttgaattttgttttgttgctCCATTACATTGTATGTTTAGCTCAATTATTcagaattttataaaataaaaacaaatttattattttatttgctaTTCATcatgtaaaataaattttattattgaggatatttattttatcatgTAGAATAACATGATATTTCTACGCATTACATCAAGGCAAACTTGCTCCTTAACAACAATTTGGATTTTTCGGTATGCATTCGCAAAAACCATTAGCACAGACGTTAAAATTAGATCGACACTGCGTCGCGCAATCATCGTTGGTTCTGCATTCAAACTGTTTTTGTTGAGCTTCAATTAATGGCGCATTTGAGAACAGTAGACTTGCCAGCAAAACTTGATTAACCATTttctgaaaaagaaaataatcttTCTTgtccatataaaaaaaaaaaaccaaatgaAAGCAAAAGGGTGGTAAAAACAGTTACTTTGAAAGTCTCCATATTGTCTACTACCAGAGGAATGGGAACTTTGTGCTGAACTATTGTAATTGTTGTGGCTGTTATATAAGAATTTCATAAGTATAACTAGGATGAGTGAAAggttaaaaaaatctaaaaaaaaaacatctaaattaattctaaatcttctttcaataataatttttgaaactttCCAAAATACTCAACATAAACGTTTCATTGGCAGATTCTTATTGAAACCATGTGCATACTTTTGAAACCACGTGCACATGCATATTGTTAGATGGACTTTACCTAAATTTTGTGATAAATGGAATAACTAATTAGTAATTAGTTTGataaatacaaataattttgaaatgcaaattatgaaaatttttaaaaccctTATAGGTTTCTTCTGTTAGATTTGTTCTaagtcaaattaaaaaaaaaatcatcaaaagttAATAAATTTGGGTTAAAAAGACAAGTTTAATGGGTGAAGTATGATTTGCAAAagttttttgtgtttttcttcttAGGTTTAATCTTAGGATAAGATTTTtaaacttgttctttaatggtaaaatttttatactttacaAACAAAGATtagaaaaataactaattaattagCTGATAActacaaattttgaaatttcgtTAAAATCGTTACTCAAATTTCTTCTTTAAGATTTGatctaagaaaataaatataaaatcttGTCTGAGCCCGGGTTCGAACCGGGGACCTCTAGTGTGTGAGACTAGCGTGATAACCAACTACACCACCCAGACGTTGATGGTTTTCTCAAAAGTCTTATTTATTCTTGCTAATATGATTCTCATAGTCATTTTCATACTATATTGGGCAACCTCCATCGCAGGATAACGCACAAAATATCACTAGGAAACTACACTAATATAATGCCGaaagaagtaaaaatattCTTACACCTTAGGAATACAGTTTCAAACCAATAACTTGACGAGTTTTTAAGTATCGGCAATAAATTGGGAGCCGCTTTCTTCCCAAACAATATGGTATTAGCGTTTATGCATGGATAATACTTGCAATTTGTTTCAATCTCTAAAACTAAATTGTATAGTTCAAATGCAATATCAGTTAAATCATTCTTAGTTATTTTATAAGCAATCAATGAGGTTGTTCCTCCCTTCCCTTCCCCTCTGCACCCACTCCATACCTTTTACAGCATATCTGGAGACATAATCTGATGGGTTTTGTGGGGGGAGACAATATTATAGATAGTCAATATAATGAGAACCCGAATGATAGGGCCGATGTGGCCCTCGAGAATGTATGTTACAAGTGAACAGTTCTCTATTACCCCTTCCAATAAGGTAAATGGAAGCGAGGAACAACCTACAGGCAATAAGCATATTTAAGCTGTAAACATAATTACAAACTAGACCGAGTCAGATTTCTTCTACCATCTAACATACATATACATTATATATCTtaatacatatacatatacatatatgcatacatatacatatacatatatatatatatatatatattatatatttatatatattatattcaaatcA
This window encodes:
- the LOC18606523 gene encoding uncharacterized protein LOC18606523 isoform X1; protein product: MPASKNPCRSDQPSIKYRWRADEGAFFEVGKLVPEEYAPSLPDKNRKSRTKSETKEPEILSTAELISSLNQIWNCASRLTIFQQQANLDRNHFVSQKEDILVNLGREENGTGSISADSKYFCVDLGTASQLPPAMKPNFKFVKITKKMSMFDFCNKNPKCSFYQGLLCCGTDLSNKSWKAKGLSAVGFSYEFGNVYKWMREMIPGGLKYYVNVQTENKKLGKYCDVGGTSSDSGGCISADRTNPTDNLPTENAEPYSHCIKSIDSSILHDAKLVMDTRRTTSLRSDYFLTSVQETKANCSVSRTPDSNLCADYHINVLASCSSTYKECQHLSDGNECLKNERKQPEPFSTEDDSRMESHSTASEKPQFALAKQEHAFAGAFAGIFVSLCLHPVDTVKTVIQSCRAEQKSICFIGRSIISERGLTGLYRGIASNIASSAPISALYTFSYESVKGALLPLFPKEYHSLAHCMAGGCASIATSFIFTPSERVKQQMQVGVHYQNCWNALVGIVKKGGLPSLYTGWGAVLCRNVPHSIIKFYTYESLKQVMLTSLQSSAQPNTLQTLVCGGLAGSTAALFTTPFDVVKTRLQTQIPGSSSQYNSVYHALQDIRAQEGLKGLYRGLIPRLVMYVSQGALFFASYEFFKQLFSLEVPQFIIQKQHMENQDNSPSQLPSPLPSASTPMPRTSPSASGLHGFHS
- the LOC18606523 gene encoding uncharacterized protein LOC18606523 isoform X2 — its product is MPASKNPCRSDQPSIKYRWRADEGAFFEVGKLVPEEYAPSLPDKNRKSRTKSETKEPEILSTAELISSLNQIWNCASRLTIFQQQANLDRNHFVSQKEDILVNLGREENGTGSISADSKYFCVDLGTASQLPPAMKPNFKFVKITKKMSMFDFCNKNPKCSFYQGLLCCGTDLSNKSWKAKGLSAVGFSYEFGNVYKWMREMIPGGLKYYVNVQTENKKLGKYCDVGGTSSDSGGCISADRTNPTDNLPTENAEPYSHCIKSIDSSILHDAKLVMDTRRTTSLRSDYFLTSVQETKANCSVSRTPDSNLCADYHINVLASCSSTYKECQHLSDGNECLKNERKQPEPFSTEDDSRMESHSTASEKPQFALAKQEHAFAGAFAGIFVSLCLHPVDTVKTVIQSCRAEQKSICFIGRSIISERGLTGLYRGIASNIASSAPISALYTFSYESVKGALLPLFPKEYHSLAHCMAGGCASIATSFIFTPSERVKQQMQVGVHYQNCWNALVGIVKKGGLPSLYTGWGAVLCRNVPHSIIKFYTYESLKQVMLTSLQSSAQPNTLQTLVCGGLAGSTAALFTTPFDVVKTRLQTQIPGSSSQYNSVYHALQDIRAQEGLKGLYSFYRLVQLLFFNYPTRVLHPVAACMR
- the LOC18606523 gene encoding uncharacterized protein LOC18606523 isoform X3 — encoded protein: MPASKNPCRSDQPSIKYRWRADEGAFFEVGKLVPEEYAPSLPDKNRKSRTKSETKEPEILSTAELISSLNQIWNCASRLTIFQQQANLDRNHFVSQKEDILVNLGREENGTGSISADSKYFCVDLGTASQLPPAMKPNFKFVKITKKMSMFDFCNKNPKCSFYQGLLCCGTDLSNKSWKAKGLSAVGFSYEFGNVYKWMREMIPGGLKYYVNVQTENKKLGKYCDVGGTSSDSGGCISADRTNPTDNLPTENAEPYSHCIKSIDSSILHDAKLVMDTRRTTSLRSDYFLTSVQETKANCSVSRTPDSNLCADYHINVLASCSSTYKECQHLSDGNECLKNERKQPEPFSTEDDSRMESHSTASEKPQFALAKQEHAFAGAFAGIFVSLCLHPVDTVKTVIQSCRAEQKSICFIGRSIISERGLTGLYRGIASNIASSAPISALYTFSYESVKGALLPLFPKEYHSLAHCMAGGCASIATSFIFTPSERVKQQMQVGVHYQNCWNALVGIVKKGGLPSLYTGWGAVLCRNVPHSIIKFYTYESLKQVMLTSLQSSAQPNTLQTLVCGGLAGSTAALFTTPFDVVKTRLQTQIPGSSSQYNSVYHALQDIRAQEGLKGLYSVAFTDWSNCYFSITLLESCIQLLHV